Proteins co-encoded in one Xiphophorus hellerii strain 12219 chromosome 10, Xiphophorus_hellerii-4.1, whole genome shotgun sequence genomic window:
- the LOC116727050 gene encoding monocarboxylate transporter 7-like isoform X2 produces the protein MSNSQSMGLCRAKVTQFLGAKQYSKAPDGGWGWVVAVAFFLVEMFTYGIIKSFGIFLQDIMEEFGETNSRVSWIISICVFIMAFNSPLSSVMMNHFGFQFVVMIGGLLISTGTIATSFTSSLNQIYITYGVVTGLGYSLTFLPTVTILSKYFSRRRSLVTALASTGESLAMSALAPGFSVLRDKIGWRRTMAVIGALQSVIIVCGALLRPIIIKPRMLQSPNIDTSSPKELEALKKQKNVDSLVLENFETTNGVLSLKDSCTPEENTSLDKEARLETAPNSLEKSKEPETEKHNKDDEKTMYQEEGCNSGCTKQSAANSRLLDFSILKDCSFILYSLFGLFATLGFFAPPLYIIELSVNRGVEREQATYMLSIMAVAEIFGRFVIGWVLSQNVFKTRKLLVLLMCVVMMTVDLVGFTLVTNFYTLGLCCAVYGFFMGTLACTHIPMLAEDEVVGVERMSSAAGVYVFIQSFAGLGGPPLGGVLVDVTKDYGAAFYSCAVGMGLSAVFLGLVRPAKTGLPCRRRSPKRSAVEHERNPGYKEVRGEKKPDQTHTAHDCSETEDKGNVSQEGVKEVTTQY, from the exons ATGAGCAACTCTCAG aGCATGGGACTGTGCAGAGCTAAAGTAACCCAGTTCCTGGGGGCCAAACAGTACTCCAAGGCCCCTGACGGAGGATGGGGGTGGGTGGTGGCTGTGGCGTTCTTCCTGGTGGAGATGTTCACATATGGCATCATTAAGAGCTTTGGGATCTTCCTCCAGGACATAATGGAGGAGTTTGGTGAGACCAACAGTCGGGTCTCGTGGATCATTTCCATCTGTGTGTTCATCATGGCCTTTAATA GTCCTCTCTCCTCAGTGATGATGAACCACTTTGGCTTCCAGTTTGTTGTTATGATTGGAGGATTACTAATATCCACTGGCACCATTGCAACCAGCTTTACCAGTTCACTCAATCAGATATACATCACCTATGGAGTAGTGACAG GTCTGGGCTACAGTCTGACTTTCCTGCCCACTGTGACCATCCTGTCAAAGTACTTCAGCCGTCGGCGCTCTCTGGTCACTGCTCTGGCTTCTACTGGGGAGTCCCTTGCGATGTCTGCCCTAGCTCCAG GCTTTTCTGTGTTAAGAGATAAAATTGGCTGGAGACGCACCATGGCAGTGATCGGAGCTCTGCAAAGCGTCATCATCGTCTGTGGTGCGCTGCTCCGGCCAATCATTATTAAACCCAGAATGCTCCAAAGCCCAAACATTGACACGTCTTCCCCAAAGGAGCTGGAAGCactcaagaaacaaaagaatgtAGACAGTTTGGTTCTTGAGAACTTTGAGACGACTAATGGTGTCCTGTCACTTAAAGACAGTTGTACACCAGAGGAGAATACTTCACTGGACAAAGAGGCAAGGCTAGAGACGGCTCCAAACTCTctggaaaaaagtaaagaaccggaaacagaaaaacacaacaaagatgATGAAAAAACGATGTACCAAGAAGAAGGATGCAACTCAGGCTGCACAAAGCAATCTGCTGCAAATTCTAGACTCCTAGACTTCTCCATCCTCAAAGACTGCAGTTTTATCCTCTACTCTCTGTTTGGACTGTTTGCCACTCTGGGTTTCTTCGCCCCTCCGCTCTACATCATCGAGCTGAGCGTGAACCGTGGCGTGGAGCGAGAGCAAGCCACCTACATGCTCTCCATCATGGCCGTGGCTGAAATCTTTGGACGATTCGTCATCGGGTGGGTCCTGTCCCAGAATGTGTTCAAGACAAGGAAGCTCCTGGTACTCCTGATGTGTGTGGTCATGATGACAGTGGACTTAGTGGGATTTACGCTGGTGACAAATTTTTACACTCTGGGTTTGTGCTGTGCTGTGTACGGGTTCTTCATGGGAACCCTGGCATGCACTCACATCCCTATGCTGGCAGAGGACGAGGTGGTGGGCGTGGAGAGGATGTCATCAGCTGCCGGTGTCTATGTGTTCATCCAGAGCTTTGCTGGACTGGGTGGGCCGCCACTTGGAG GTGTGCTAGTGGATGTAACTAAGGACTATGGAGCGGCGTTCTACTCCTGCGCGGTGGGAATGGGACTGAGTGCTGTGTTCCTGGGACTTGTTAGACCTGCTAAAACAGGGTTGCCCTGCAGGAGGAGAAGCCCGAAACGCTCTGCAGTTGAACATGAAAGGAACCCTGGCTACAAGGAGGTGAGAGGAGAGAAGAAACCGGACCAAACTCACACAGCACACGACTGCTCTGAGACAGAAGACAAAGGGAACGTCAGTCAGGAAGGAGTCAAGGAGGTCACAACTCAATACTGA
- the LOC116727050 gene encoding monocarboxylate transporter 7-like isoform X1, with amino-acid sequence MKAIEADLLVHPLQLVKLFSLLQSMGLCRAKVTQFLGAKQYSKAPDGGWGWVVAVAFFLVEMFTYGIIKSFGIFLQDIMEEFGETNSRVSWIISICVFIMAFNSPLSSVMMNHFGFQFVVMIGGLLISTGTIATSFTSSLNQIYITYGVVTGLGYSLTFLPTVTILSKYFSRRRSLVTALASTGESLAMSALAPGFSVLRDKIGWRRTMAVIGALQSVIIVCGALLRPIIIKPRMLQSPNIDTSSPKELEALKKQKNVDSLVLENFETTNGVLSLKDSCTPEENTSLDKEARLETAPNSLEKSKEPETEKHNKDDEKTMYQEEGCNSGCTKQSAANSRLLDFSILKDCSFILYSLFGLFATLGFFAPPLYIIELSVNRGVEREQATYMLSIMAVAEIFGRFVIGWVLSQNVFKTRKLLVLLMCVVMMTVDLVGFTLVTNFYTLGLCCAVYGFFMGTLACTHIPMLAEDEVVGVERMSSAAGVYVFIQSFAGLGGPPLGGVLVDVTKDYGAAFYSCAVGMGLSAVFLGLVRPAKTGLPCRRRSPKRSAVEHERNPGYKEVRGEKKPDQTHTAHDCSETEDKGNVSQEGVKEVTTQY; translated from the exons atgaaggCAATTGAGGCTGATTTATTGGTACACCCCTTGCAATTAGtaaagcttttttctcttttgcagaGCATGGGACTGTGCAGAGCTAAAGTAACCCAGTTCCTGGGGGCCAAACAGTACTCCAAGGCCCCTGACGGAGGATGGGGGTGGGTGGTGGCTGTGGCGTTCTTCCTGGTGGAGATGTTCACATATGGCATCATTAAGAGCTTTGGGATCTTCCTCCAGGACATAATGGAGGAGTTTGGTGAGACCAACAGTCGGGTCTCGTGGATCATTTCCATCTGTGTGTTCATCATGGCCTTTAATA GTCCTCTCTCCTCAGTGATGATGAACCACTTTGGCTTCCAGTTTGTTGTTATGATTGGAGGATTACTAATATCCACTGGCACCATTGCAACCAGCTTTACCAGTTCACTCAATCAGATATACATCACCTATGGAGTAGTGACAG GTCTGGGCTACAGTCTGACTTTCCTGCCCACTGTGACCATCCTGTCAAAGTACTTCAGCCGTCGGCGCTCTCTGGTCACTGCTCTGGCTTCTACTGGGGAGTCCCTTGCGATGTCTGCCCTAGCTCCAG GCTTTTCTGTGTTAAGAGATAAAATTGGCTGGAGACGCACCATGGCAGTGATCGGAGCTCTGCAAAGCGTCATCATCGTCTGTGGTGCGCTGCTCCGGCCAATCATTATTAAACCCAGAATGCTCCAAAGCCCAAACATTGACACGTCTTCCCCAAAGGAGCTGGAAGCactcaagaaacaaaagaatgtAGACAGTTTGGTTCTTGAGAACTTTGAGACGACTAATGGTGTCCTGTCACTTAAAGACAGTTGTACACCAGAGGAGAATACTTCACTGGACAAAGAGGCAAGGCTAGAGACGGCTCCAAACTCTctggaaaaaagtaaagaaccggaaacagaaaaacacaacaaagatgATGAAAAAACGATGTACCAAGAAGAAGGATGCAACTCAGGCTGCACAAAGCAATCTGCTGCAAATTCTAGACTCCTAGACTTCTCCATCCTCAAAGACTGCAGTTTTATCCTCTACTCTCTGTTTGGACTGTTTGCCACTCTGGGTTTCTTCGCCCCTCCGCTCTACATCATCGAGCTGAGCGTGAACCGTGGCGTGGAGCGAGAGCAAGCCACCTACATGCTCTCCATCATGGCCGTGGCTGAAATCTTTGGACGATTCGTCATCGGGTGGGTCCTGTCCCAGAATGTGTTCAAGACAAGGAAGCTCCTGGTACTCCTGATGTGTGTGGTCATGATGACAGTGGACTTAGTGGGATTTACGCTGGTGACAAATTTTTACACTCTGGGTTTGTGCTGTGCTGTGTACGGGTTCTTCATGGGAACCCTGGCATGCACTCACATCCCTATGCTGGCAGAGGACGAGGTGGTGGGCGTGGAGAGGATGTCATCAGCTGCCGGTGTCTATGTGTTCATCCAGAGCTTTGCTGGACTGGGTGGGCCGCCACTTGGAG GTGTGCTAGTGGATGTAACTAAGGACTATGGAGCGGCGTTCTACTCCTGCGCGGTGGGAATGGGACTGAGTGCTGTGTTCCTGGGACTTGTTAGACCTGCTAAAACAGGGTTGCCCTGCAGGAGGAGAAGCCCGAAACGCTCTGCAGTTGAACATGAAAGGAACCCTGGCTACAAGGAGGTGAGAGGAGAGAAGAAACCGGACCAAACTCACACAGCACACGACTGCTCTGAGACAGAAGACAAAGGGAACGTCAGTCAGGAAGGAGTCAAGGAGGTCACAACTCAATACTGA
- the LOC116727050 gene encoding monocarboxylate transporter 7-like isoform X3 has protein sequence MGLCRAKVTQFLGAKQYSKAPDGGWGWVVAVAFFLVEMFTYGIIKSFGIFLQDIMEEFGETNSRVSWIISICVFIMAFNSPLSSVMMNHFGFQFVVMIGGLLISTGTIATSFTSSLNQIYITYGVVTGLGYSLTFLPTVTILSKYFSRRRSLVTALASTGESLAMSALAPGFSVLRDKIGWRRTMAVIGALQSVIIVCGALLRPIIIKPRMLQSPNIDTSSPKELEALKKQKNVDSLVLENFETTNGVLSLKDSCTPEENTSLDKEARLETAPNSLEKSKEPETEKHNKDDEKTMYQEEGCNSGCTKQSAANSRLLDFSILKDCSFILYSLFGLFATLGFFAPPLYIIELSVNRGVEREQATYMLSIMAVAEIFGRFVIGWVLSQNVFKTRKLLVLLMCVVMMTVDLVGFTLVTNFYTLGLCCAVYGFFMGTLACTHIPMLAEDEVVGVERMSSAAGVYVFIQSFAGLGGPPLGGVLVDVTKDYGAAFYSCAVGMGLSAVFLGLVRPAKTGLPCRRRSPKRSAVEHERNPGYKEVRGEKKPDQTHTAHDCSETEDKGNVSQEGVKEVTTQY, from the exons ATGGGACTGTGCAGAGCTAAAGTAACCCAGTTCCTGGGGGCCAAACAGTACTCCAAGGCCCCTGACGGAGGATGGGGGTGGGTGGTGGCTGTGGCGTTCTTCCTGGTGGAGATGTTCACATATGGCATCATTAAGAGCTTTGGGATCTTCCTCCAGGACATAATGGAGGAGTTTGGTGAGACCAACAGTCGGGTCTCGTGGATCATTTCCATCTGTGTGTTCATCATGGCCTTTAATA GTCCTCTCTCCTCAGTGATGATGAACCACTTTGGCTTCCAGTTTGTTGTTATGATTGGAGGATTACTAATATCCACTGGCACCATTGCAACCAGCTTTACCAGTTCACTCAATCAGATATACATCACCTATGGAGTAGTGACAG GTCTGGGCTACAGTCTGACTTTCCTGCCCACTGTGACCATCCTGTCAAAGTACTTCAGCCGTCGGCGCTCTCTGGTCACTGCTCTGGCTTCTACTGGGGAGTCCCTTGCGATGTCTGCCCTAGCTCCAG GCTTTTCTGTGTTAAGAGATAAAATTGGCTGGAGACGCACCATGGCAGTGATCGGAGCTCTGCAAAGCGTCATCATCGTCTGTGGTGCGCTGCTCCGGCCAATCATTATTAAACCCAGAATGCTCCAAAGCCCAAACATTGACACGTCTTCCCCAAAGGAGCTGGAAGCactcaagaaacaaaagaatgtAGACAGTTTGGTTCTTGAGAACTTTGAGACGACTAATGGTGTCCTGTCACTTAAAGACAGTTGTACACCAGAGGAGAATACTTCACTGGACAAAGAGGCAAGGCTAGAGACGGCTCCAAACTCTctggaaaaaagtaaagaaccggaaacagaaaaacacaacaaagatgATGAAAAAACGATGTACCAAGAAGAAGGATGCAACTCAGGCTGCACAAAGCAATCTGCTGCAAATTCTAGACTCCTAGACTTCTCCATCCTCAAAGACTGCAGTTTTATCCTCTACTCTCTGTTTGGACTGTTTGCCACTCTGGGTTTCTTCGCCCCTCCGCTCTACATCATCGAGCTGAGCGTGAACCGTGGCGTGGAGCGAGAGCAAGCCACCTACATGCTCTCCATCATGGCCGTGGCTGAAATCTTTGGACGATTCGTCATCGGGTGGGTCCTGTCCCAGAATGTGTTCAAGACAAGGAAGCTCCTGGTACTCCTGATGTGTGTGGTCATGATGACAGTGGACTTAGTGGGATTTACGCTGGTGACAAATTTTTACACTCTGGGTTTGTGCTGTGCTGTGTACGGGTTCTTCATGGGAACCCTGGCATGCACTCACATCCCTATGCTGGCAGAGGACGAGGTGGTGGGCGTGGAGAGGATGTCATCAGCTGCCGGTGTCTATGTGTTCATCCAGAGCTTTGCTGGACTGGGTGGGCCGCCACTTGGAG GTGTGCTAGTGGATGTAACTAAGGACTATGGAGCGGCGTTCTACTCCTGCGCGGTGGGAATGGGACTGAGTGCTGTGTTCCTGGGACTTGTTAGACCTGCTAAAACAGGGTTGCCCTGCAGGAGGAGAAGCCCGAAACGCTCTGCAGTTGAACATGAAAGGAACCCTGGCTACAAGGAGGTGAGAGGAGAGAAGAAACCGGACCAAACTCACACAGCACACGACTGCTCTGAGACAGAAGACAAAGGGAACGTCAGTCAGGAAGGAGTCAAGGAGGTCACAACTCAATACTGA